A genomic stretch from Helianthus annuus cultivar XRQ/B chromosome 1, HanXRQr2.0-SUNRISE, whole genome shotgun sequence includes:
- the LOC110870739 gene encoding uncharacterized protein LOC110870739, producing the protein MPPSIFLLTLFTFSISTHFWVSYSQQSPTIYELLKLNGLPMGLFPKGVTNFSVDDSGRFQVFLDEACNAKFEDELHYDQNVSGCLTFGRINDLSGISAKDLFLWFLVKEIWVDVPSSGLIYFDVGVVSKQFSLSSFETPRACVASSVPKILSRKVGNDEQEPDHQEPTRAIL; encoded by the exons atgCCACCTTCAATCTTCCTTCTTACACTCTTCACTTTCTCAATCTCAACCCACTTTTGGGTCTCATACTCTCAACAATCACCAACCATTTATGAACTCCTCAAACTAAATGGATTACCCATGGGTTTGTTCCCAAAGGGTGTGACCAACTTCAGTGTGGATGATTCTGGCAGGTTTCAGGTGTTCTTGGATGAAGCTTGTAATGCAAAGTTTGAAGATGAATTACACTATGATCAAAATGTTTCTGGATGTTTGACTTTTGGTAGAATCAATGACTTATCAGGGATTTCTGCCAAAGATTTGTTCTTGTGGTTCTTGGTTAAGGAAATATGGGTTGATGTTCCTAGTTCTGGTTTGATTTATTTTGATGTTGGTGTTGTTTCAAAACAGTTTTCTTTGTCATCTTTTGAAACCCCAAGAGCCTGTGTGGCTTCTTCTGTACCTAAG ATACTATCGAGAAAGGTGGGGAACGATGAACAAGAACCCGATCACCAAGAACCAACGAGGGCGATTTTATGA
- the LOC110921777 gene encoding glutathione S-transferase T3-like — translation MTVPQNMGFATCNTQLPGGFQNVGGSSQQNAVDLDDEEVLETQFLVGQNAVEHEKKKRSHKRKTPGEERLKTKPIPWTSNEEMSLSKAWLEITEDPRCSNYQKEKTYWSRIYKVFLKLEEQEEEYRDADGIGSKWRKMRPLIQSFNQIYTRLNNTTVRQSGSDDAMLQANAQNEFRAEHRKAFPYLAICQVLRKSSKFHIVIAFDPFKTRGQSSAKRSKTSSSTDHQSQGSDARSQINLNDIEEDLEEPHEEADAFEPPQQPVGRDRAKKAAQPSSSGVRIDYTETFEKVTNKLDGLLQTSQQRINLKKEHGDRKLKLKDSRQKALDLQILTSDTTNLSGAEFALAEQMKQEIREKYNLC, via the exons ATGACGGTACCGCAAAATATGGGGTTCGCCACTTGCAACACACAACTACCCGGTGGTTTTCAAAACGTTGGAGGGTCGAGCCAACAAAATG CGGTTGATTTAGATGACGAAGAAGTTCTGGAGACCCAGTTCCTTGTCGGTCAAAATGCTGTTGAACATGAAAAAAAGAAACGTTCACACAAGAGGAAAACACCGGGTGAAGAACGCTTGAAAACCAAACCGATACCATGGACTTCCAACGAGGAAATGAGTTTGTCCAAGGCTTGGCTAGAAATAACCGAAGACCCGAGATGTA GTAACTATCAAAAGGAAAAAACATATTGGTCTCGTATTTACAAAGTTTTCCTCAAGTTGGAAGAACAAGAAGAGGAGTACCGTGATGCCGATGGTATCGGCTCGAAGTGGCGTAAAATGCGTCCTTTGATTCAAAGTTTCAACCAAATATACACTCGCCTAAATAACACGACTGTGCGCCAAAGTGGTTCCGACGATGCGATGCTCCAAGCAAACGCCCAAAATGAATTTCGAGCCGAACACCGGAAGGCGTTTCCTTATCTTGCCATTTGCCAAGTTTTAAGAAAGAGTTCGAAATTTCACATAGTCATCGCCTTCGATCCATTTAAAACTCGTGGCCAATCGTCGGCTAAGCGGTCAAAAACCTCATCCTCAACCGACCATCAAAGTCAAGGGTCGGACGCTCGGTCCCAAATAAATCTCAACGACATTGAGGAAGATTTGGAAGAGCCACATGAAGAGGCCGATGCGTTTGAACCACCACAACAGCCGGTTGGCCGTGATAGGGCCAAAAAAGCCGCCCAACCGTCTTCTAGCGGTGTACGAATCGACTACACCGAAACGTTCGAAAAAGTCACCAATAAGTTAGACGGCTTGTTGCAAACGAGCCAACAACGGATCAACCTAAAAAAAGAACACGGTGACCGAAAGCTAAAGCTGAAAGACAGTCGTCAAAAAGCACTTGATTTGCAAATATTGACATCCGACACGACAAACCTTTCTGGAGCCGAGTTCGCTTTAGCCGAACAAATGAAGCAAGAAATTCGAGAAAAATATAAcctttgttga
- the LOC118490552 gene encoding extensin-like — protein MPILARYHAGDISMAPRFNKVGMGGGAPGALSLVSKKEEGRRPMLFLNPSNPSSQTITTKLNLHLLKHSPPPLKIHHDHRPPQRLHHHRRHPRHPHLLHLHLHLLLNQIYCSCESPPSITTTTEDPPPPPSLSPPPPSPPPPQTPSPPPPSPPPPSPPLESDLLFL, from the exons ATGCCAATTCTTGCTCGTTACCATGCTGGCGACATATCCATGGCGCCCCGGTTTAACAAGGTGGGTATGGGTGGTGGCGCCCCGGGGGCGCTATCGCTG GTATCGAAGAAGGAAGAAGGAAGGAGGCCTATGTTATTTTTAAATCCCTCAA ATCCATCATCTCAAACAATCACCACCAAATTAAACCTCCATCTTCTCAAACATTCACCACCACCACTGAAGATCCACCACGACCACCGTCCCCCTCAAcgcctccaccatcaccgccgcCACCCCCGACACCCTCACCTCCTCCACCTTCACCTTCACCTCCTCCTGAATCAGATTTACTGTTCTTGTGAATCACCTccgtcaatcaccaccaccactgaagatccaccaccaccaccgtcgctcTCACcgcctccaccatcaccgccgcCACCCCAGACACCCTCACCTCCTCCACCTTCACCTCCTCCACCTTCACCTCCTCTTGAATCGGATTTATTGTTCTTATGA
- the LOC110921869 gene encoding uncharacterized protein LOC110921869: protein MEPTPYGQFSATAFAAFQNSMNVFASTQQNQAIQNLMMRNPFNMQPVEPSQPSQPIRTEPDDDVIEVIPETQPQTTKRKKGKKVAVDQSQPSKPKPKQWTQLEEEALAKAYIGSSTHPIKGNNQTGEGFWKSVLAKFLELMEQGPYRDVDSVSSKWRKMSGLVNKFSEEYNKIYTSGRRSGMSDEDVFKKALDVYKTNHKTTFAHVRAWEVMRTAPKWASVTNEVEMAKRQKNSETCSYSTDGLDARCHINLNDDSEFDEEVYVVREAERPPVRDKSKKEAASKKEKQKVSDPKMEEFMTQFKTYSKVTAQKAKAKERAVEEKAHVSGERLRLADDKVRVKEWDILTMDVDNCPEPKCSTLKKLQEDIMKKHQNLTVFHHHHRRGGPQKLQIITVTIIFAGILSLTDLKFH from the exons ATGGAACCGACCCCATACGGTCAATTTTCCGCCACTGCTTTTGCGGCTTTCCAAAACTCTATGAATGTTTTTGCGAGTACGCAACAAAATCAAGCCATACAAAACTTGATGATGCGTAACCCTTTTAACATGCAACCCGTTGAACCTTCCCAACCATCGCAACCTATTCGAACCGAACCCGATGACGATGTCATTGAAGTCATTCCCGAGACCCAACCGCAAACAACCAAACGAAAAAAAGGAAAGAAAGTTGCGGTTGACCAAAGCCAACCTTCCAAACCGAAGCCGAAACAATGGACGCAACTCGAGGAGGAAGCCTTAGCGAAGGCTTATATAGGCTCGTCCACACACCCCATTAAAG GTAACAATCAAACGGGTGAGGGTTTTTGGAAATCGGTGTTGGCGAAGTTTCTTGAGCTAATGGAACAAGGACCGTATCGAGATGTCGACTCGGTATCGTCGAAGTGGCGCAAGATGAGTGGGCTCGTCAACAAGTTTTCGGaggaatataataaaatatatacaagTGGGCGTCGTAGTGGGATGAGCGACGAGGATGTCTTCAAAAAGGCATTGGATGTTTACAAGACGAACCATAAAACCACGTTCGCACACGTTCGGGCTTGGGAAGTTATGCGAACGGCCCCAAAGTGGGCGTCGGTTACGAACGAGGTGGAGATGGCAAAACGTCAAAAAAACTCGGAGACCTGTAGTTATAGCACCGACGGCTTGGACGCAAGATGTCACATTAATTTAAACGACGACTCCGAGTTCGATGAAGAAGTGTATGTCGTAAGGGAAGCGGAACGTCCCCCGGTCCGGGACAAATCAAAGAAGGAGGCGGCCTCAAAGAAAGAAAAGCAAAAGGTTAGCGATCCGAAGATGGAGGAGTTTATGACGCAATTTAAAACTTACTCGAAGGTCACGGCCCAAAAGGCGAAGGCGAAGGAACGGGCGGTCGAAGAAAAGGCACACGTGTCGGGAGAAAGGTTACGATTGGCCGATGATAAGGTTCGGGTTAAAGAGTGGGATATATTGACGATGGATGTTGATAATTGTCCTGAACCAAAATGTTCCACTTTAAAGAAATTGCAAGAAGACATCATGAAGAAGCATCAAA ATCTTACCGtctttcatcatcatcatcgcagAGGAGGACCACAAAAGTTACAGATCATCACCGTGACCATCATCTTCGCCGGAATACTCTCTCTCACAGATCTCAAATTCCATTGA